The following coding sequences lie in one Epinephelus moara isolate mb chromosome 17, YSFRI_EMoa_1.0, whole genome shotgun sequence genomic window:
- the LOC126404718 gene encoding uncharacterized protein LOC126404718: protein MFSFRKRALDDVEAGAAEEKKLKVIRPQRLPHGLYNQGATCYLNSVLQVLFMTPEIHDRLDPKSQITDEELRNLFEELEKATCGTEKITEILGIENGFARLAYTTKCSDGHNINEETNPFWTLPLSLKDTHDDTTYSVENGFERIFQLKSFSGDNMVYCNECEKKTDATCGCEMVTYPQLLILLLKRFDFDYSTMSYFKTNCCVDVPRTLQRKNNKYELYGMVNHMGGLRGGHYTATILSNEDKTWYEFNDDHVSQRSHVSQQSRRLPPEEKAHNFEELRSRSMNGEEESKDIRGGTAGEKCYDPRDSTLTFVQGDDVLDFLCHDFKSLRAKMSCGHAVTPMSLTIWCLYLLNQGKCRFVCGQTGCDAEWPFEEVCKMALLTPEERDYFERKIFSNAGESYLDVKACPGCQSRLMRADLHDLSVQCPVCTARRRRAYRFCWQCLKKWKGPAPRSDRCGNKDCQDPLEILRNCPDITFKDVEGVTGCPSIRACPTCGVLVEHDRTYCKNIYCVRCKVEFCFVCLKLTKECADVKNASSYFELCPSGVAPRQTSIPVWQRT from the exons ATGTTCAGCTTCAGAAAACGAGCCCTGGATGATGTGGaagcaggagcagcagaggagaagaaACTAAAAG TAATTCGGCCACAGAGACTTCCTCATGGTTTGTACAATCAGGGCGCCACATGCTACCTCAACAGTGTCCTGCAAGTTCTCTTCATGACACCAGAGATCCATGACAG GTTGGATCCAAAATCACAGATCACAGATGAAGAGCTGAGAAACCTCTTTGAAGAACTGGAAAAAGCAACATGTGGAACAGAAAAGATCACGGAGATTTTGGGCATTGAAAATG GTTTTGCAAGGCTAGCGTACACAACAAAGTGCTCTGATGGCCACAACATCAACGAAGAGACGAATCCATTCTGGACTCTTCCTCTGTCACTGAAAGATACCCATGATGATACAACCTACAGCGTG gaaaatgGCTTTGAAAGAATTTTCCAGCTGAAATCATTCAGCGGAGACAACATGGTGTACTGCAACGaatgtgaaaagaaaacagacgcAACCTGT GGATGTGAGATGGTGACATATCCTCAGCTTTTGATTCTACTCCTCAAGAGGTTTGACTTTGACTACAGCACCATGTCATATTTCAAGACGAACTGCTGTGTGGACGTGCCACGAACGTTACAGAGAAAG AACAACAAGTACGAACTGTATGGGATGGTGAATCACATGGGGGGTCTCAGAGGAGGACATTACACAGCCACCATCCTGTCCAACGAGGACAAAACCTGGTATGAGTTTAATGACGATCACGTCAGCCAG AGGAGTCATGTCTCTCAACAAAGCAGGCGTTTGCCACCTGAAGAGAAGGCTCATAACTTTGAAGAGCTGAGAAGCAGATCCATgaatggagaggaggagagtaaAGACATCAGGGGAGGGACAGCTGGAGAGAAATGTTATGACCCTCGGGACTCCACGCTGACATTTGTACAAGGAGACGATGTGTTAGATT TTTTGTGTCATGACTTCAAGTCTCTCAGAGCAAAGATGTCCTGCGGTCATGCTGTCACTCCGATGTCTCTCACCATCTGGTGTCTCTATTTGCTTAATCAG GGTAAATGCAGATTTGTGTGTGGCCAGACTGGCTGTGATGCTGAGTGGCCCTTTGAGGAGGTTTGTAAAATGGCTCTTCTGACCCCTGAAGAAAGGGATTACTTTGAAAGGAAAATCTTCAGCAACGCTGGGGAGAGTTACTTGGACGTCAAAGCA TGTCCTGGATGCCAGTCTCGTTTGATGAGAGCTGACCTCCATGATCTCAGTGTCCAGTGCCCAGTGTGCACAGCGAGGAGAAGAAGGGCTTATCGGTTCTGCTGGCAGTGTTTGAAGAAGTGGAAGGGTCCAGCTCCACGTTCAGACCGCTGTGGGAATAAAGACTGCCAAGACCCACTGGAAATACTGAGAAACTGCCCAGATATCACCTTCAAGGATGTGGAGGGGGTCACTGGCTGTCCCTCCATCCGTGCCTGTCCCACCTGTGGTGTTCTGGTGGAGCATGATAGAActtactgtaaaaacatttactgTGTTCGATGTAAGGTGGAgttctgttttgtgtgtctgaagCTCACTAAAGAGTGTGCGGATGTGAAGAACGCATCCTCATATTTTGAACTTTGCCCCAGTGGTGTCGCACCAAGACAGACCTCTATACCTGTGTGGCAGAGGACATGA